One Desulfobulbus propionicus DSM 2032 DNA segment encodes these proteins:
- a CDS encoding DUF3999 domain-containing protein, which produces MNVTLLIGLLTLTMVLPARAARLTPTDFAYGCPVPVTDPDAVHGLILPLEVHAAVTRQDMGDLMVFNAAGEAVPHALRSLDPPPVERRQAVPFFPLPEGRQGVSGDLSLRVSRNALGAAVTVDADNQAGQQAPPSSYLLDLSTIATAPTALELRWDEAGPVGLCTVSLAHSADLVHWSPLVTKAVLADLRYNGGQVTARRIVLPLTASPYLRLDCRDCRTPLRLREASALSGAAADDDQWRWLPLDPVHRREENSQTLLEYRLEANIRVTALRLRFPSANSLLRAAIESRSAADVPWRPAVQADFYRIEQEGKTLTNPLIYCPPTSDGQWRIRVLSDGAGLGNGGPAPRLELGWRPLQLVFLARGSGLYTVAFGSVKAGGQRPAEGQLILAVLRETGAESRLKPIEPGPIQVLAGEQALTPRLAATSWKTLLLWLVLVAGVMALALMVRFMYREMQAKRN; this is translated from the coding sequence ATGAATGTTACGCTGCTTATCGGCCTGCTGACCCTGACGATGGTCCTGCCGGCCAGGGCCGCCCGGCTGACCCCGACTGACTTTGCCTACGGCTGCCCGGTGCCGGTCACCGATCCGGATGCCGTCCACGGTCTTATCCTGCCGCTGGAGGTCCATGCCGCGGTGACCCGACAGGATATGGGGGATCTCATGGTGTTCAACGCCGCTGGCGAGGCCGTGCCCCATGCCCTGCGCAGTCTCGACCCGCCGCCGGTCGAACGCAGGCAGGCAGTGCCCTTCTTTCCCTTACCCGAGGGCCGTCAAGGGGTGAGCGGCGATCTTTCCCTACGGGTCAGCCGCAATGCCCTGGGCGCGGCGGTCACCGTCGATGCGGACAATCAAGCCGGACAGCAAGCGCCACCGTCCTCCTATCTCCTTGATCTCAGCACGATTGCCACCGCGCCGACGGCATTGGAGCTGCGTTGGGACGAGGCTGGCCCAGTCGGCCTGTGTACCGTCAGCCTTGCGCACAGCGCTGATTTGGTCCACTGGTCTCCCCTGGTCACCAAGGCGGTGTTGGCTGATCTCCGTTACAACGGCGGCCAGGTCACAGCCCGCCGCATTGTCTTGCCGTTGACCGCATCCCCCTACCTCAGACTCGATTGCCGCGACTGCCGGACCCCGCTGCGACTGCGGGAGGCGTCTGCCCTCTCGGGTGCCGCGGCCGACGACGACCAGTGGCGCTGGCTGCCGCTCGATCCGGTGCACCGCCGGGAGGAAAACAGTCAGACGCTCCTCGAATACCGGCTCGAGGCCAACATCAGGGTGACGGCCCTGCGTCTCCGTTTCCCCTCGGCCAATTCACTGCTGCGGGCGGCAATCGAATCGCGCTCCGCCGCCGATGTCCCCTGGCGACCCGCAGTCCAGGCCGATTTCTACCGGATCGAACAGGAGGGCAAGACATTGACCAACCCCTTGATCTACTGCCCTCCCACCAGCGATGGCCAATGGCGGATCCGGGTGCTGTCCGACGGCGCAGGCCTGGGCAACGGCGGGCCGGCGCCCAGGCTTGAATTGGGATGGCGGCCGCTGCAGCTGGTCTTCCTCGCCCGAGGCAGCGGTCTCTACACAGTGGCCTTCGGCAGTGTCAAGGCAGGGGGACAGCGGCCCGCCGAGGGTCAGCTGATCCTCGCCGTCCTGCGGGAAACCGGAGCCGAATCGCGGCTCAAGCCGATCGAACCTGGTCCAATCCAGGTTTTGGCCGGTGAGCAGGCGCTCACGCCGCGCCTGGCGGCCACTTCGTGGAAAACCCTTTTGTTATGGCTGGTACTGGTGGCGGGGGTGATGGCCCTGGCCCTGATGGTCCGGTTCATGTACAGGGAAATGCAGGCGAAAAGGAACTGA